A stretch of Coccidioides posadasii str. Silveira chromosome 2, complete sequence DNA encodes these proteins:
- a CDS encoding uncharacterized protein (EggNog:ENOG410PIQ0~COG:A~BUSCO:4251at33183): MYNPYQHSGPFGRRPEYAGFPGAPPGTAPPGMAAPGTGPPPGMQQANGSQPGHPGFPPNFQPPANMPNINFSAPVIRLGTSGPSKSSTPVDAGRDRGADARRGGAGGGNLESQRQNIREAMLQLQPPTKDEIVRTIFVGGITEGISSDEEIERILRTAGNLRRWIRATDADEKPCKFGFAEYEDPDSLSTAVEVLRDIEVPVKKQQPPKEGGQQSQEDEKSKLLVVVDESSLKYIEQYKTNSNQDPAAVQSRIESARAALGTVLSELEHPPTSQGDETQTADRDGDVTMADGEDQNVANSAEVVTIPITVEDELSDIPPEMRETVAKEIAAFRDRSNRRDLERLKREEEIESLEKARHGGSSRINRLASPPPSAPTGPAGGPNGIPLGPRDRGVPNAPAGPKGFGQQIPKDYQKGVSFVNGLGINEEEDDTDASDAELERRRQAKKAAEAEKQFLDQERRWLNRERSRAAALEREKNRDKEEEKRMEEEKEDMAKRLREWNDDVEASRKVEDYYADRGLWIRNRAAFRSREMAMDEADRASEEREKARAMQQQERARGMAEDFLARQAEEIESRVQAPREPQRFKLSLGAAAQKAQASTKRRTVAEVEGLLEDEEETGTTAKRPLTAIKFDTAAEVAGLTDEERAQAARQLAAEIPSDKEGLWKWEVKWEFVDESILGEQLKPFVEKKIMEYLGVQEQMLVDVVEEHVRKRGSPQELVEQLDGALDEEAEVLVKKLWRMIIFFSESEKRGLSG; this comes from the exons ATGTATAATCCTTATCAAC ACTCCGGGCCCTTTGGCAGACGCCCGGAATATGCAGGTTTTCCGGGTGCGCCTCCAGGAACAG CTCCACCAGGGATGGCTGCTCCTGGGACCGGTCCGCCACCGGGAATGCAACAGGCTAATGGATCGCAACCCGGCCACCCAGGCTTCCCTCCAAACTTCCAGCCGCCGGCAAATATGCCAAACATCAACTTCTCCGCGCCTGTGATTCGACTCGGCACGTCTGGTCCTTCTAAATCCTCCACTCCGGTAGACGCTGGTCGTGACCGAGGCGCGGATGCGCGGCGAGGCGGTGCCGGTGGGGGTAATTTGGAGTCACAGCGCCAAAACATACGCGAGGCGATGCTTCAACTACAACCCCCTACGAAAGATGAGATCGTCCGGACCATCTTCGTCGGAGGGATTACGGAAGGAATTAGCAGCGATGAAGAAATTGAAAGGATACTGCGCACGGCTGGAAATCTGAGACGCTGGATCAGGGCTACGGATGCAGATGAGAAGCCTTGCAAATTTGGTTTCGCAGAGTACGAGGACCCTGATAGTTTAAGTACGGCTGTCGAAGTGCTAAGGGATATCGAAGTTCCTGTCAAGAAACAGCAGCCACCCAAGGAGGGTGGACAGCAGTCACAGGAGGATGAGAAGAGCAAGTTATTG GTTGTGGTTGACGAGAGTTCTCTAAAATATATTGAACAGTACAAAACCAACAGTAACCAAGACCCAGCAGCTGTTCAGTCACGTATCGAGTCTGCACGAGCTGCGTTAGGCACTGTTTTGTCTGAACTTGAACATCCACCAACTTCTCAAGGAGATGAAACACAGACTGCTGATCGTGATGGTGACGTCACAATGGCAGATGGTGAGGATCAAAATGTGGCCAATTCTGCAGAAGTTGTTACGATCCCGATTACCGTTGAAGATGAACTGTCGGATATTCCACCTGAGATGAGGGAAACGGTGGCTAAAGAGATCGCGGCTTTCCGTGATAGAAGTAACCGGCGGGATCTTGAGCGACTcaaaagagaggaagaaattGAGTCGTTAGAAAAAGCAAGACATGGCGGTTCTTCTCGAATCAACAGGCTAGCTTCGCCACCTCCCAGCGCACCCACCGGCCCTGCTGGAGGTCCGAATGGAATACCACTAGGTCCTCGAGATAGAGGCGTTCCAAATGCGCCGGCTGGACCTAAAGGATTTGGTCAACAAATTCCAAAGGATTACCAAAAGGGAGTCTCATTCGTTAATGGTCTTGGTATCaatgaggaagaagacgaCACCGACGCAAGCGATGCCGAGCTAGAAAGGAGGCGTCAAGCGAAGAAAGCAGCTGAGGCAGAAAAACAGTTTTTGGATCAAGAGAGACGGTGGCTCAATCGCGAGCGTAGTAGGGCTGCCGCTCTTGAACGAGAGAAAAATCGAGAtaaagaggaagaaaaacgcatggaagaggaaaaagaagatatggcCAAGCGTCTTAGAGAATGGAATGATGATGTTGAAGCAAGTCGGAAAGTGGAAGATTACTATGCTGATCGTGGACTGTGGATTCGGAATAGGGCGGCGTTCCGGAGTCGTGAGATGGCAATGGATGAAGCTGATCGGGCCAGTGAGGAACGGGAGAAGGCACGAGCTATGCAGCAGCAAGAACGAGCTCGCGGTATGGCAGAGGATTTCCTCGCTCGGCAAGCTGAAGAGATCGAGTCGAGAGTCCAAGCACCGAGAGAGCCGCAACGATTCAAGCTTTCCCTTGGGGCCGCGGCACAGAAGGCGCAAGCATCCACGAAGCGCAGAACAGTTGCCGAAGTTGAGGGCCTCCTGGAAGACGAGGAAGAAACCGGTACTACTGCCAAGCGACCTCTTACAGCGATCAAATTCGACACCGCAGCCGAAGTTGCCGGGCTTACCGATGAGGAACGAGCTCAAGCCGCAAGACAGCTTGCCGCTGAGATCCCATCAGACAAAGAAGGACTTTGGAAGTGGGAAGTCAAGTGGGAGTTTGTGGATGAGTCTATCCTGGGAGAACAGCTCAAGCCGTTTGTTGAGAAGAAAATTATGGAATATCTCGGCGTCCAGGAGCAGATGTTGGTTGACGTCGTAGAGGAGCATGTGCGGAAGAGAGGTTCTCCACAGGAGCTAGTGGAGCAACTGGATGGG GCGCTTGATGAAGAGGCCGAAGTCCTTGTCAAGAAACTGTGGCGGATGATCATCTTCTTTTCAGAAAGCGAAAAGAGGGGTCTTTCCGGCTGA
- a CDS encoding uncharacterized protein (EggNog:ENOG410PZY4) encodes MDRLPNEIWQMILDRAMIRDAPLCIHDFLSATGVAKRSTDAENKRKREQRDCNHIAPEARQSRTRPNRVRVLTRNDPEGEEPLQANSSLAPTSTSLLHNLHKSQKPHFLDWQLINGTCQLFRKLGKRSFFANKTFAMEPAISEKLQQCKLKQLSVENQQMAVHYIRSVIFIETCLFSPRSILLLPRRVAIFPRLRWLDHLFAYAADSPSSPDEVLYSISTRKALVSPLHDLLGGIGVPTDRLELGSMRNKYVSWEELEATLRSDIYPMLRFVAEAKARQKKVKV; translated from the exons ATGGATAGGCTTCCCAATGAGATATGGCAGATGATCCTCGATCGCGCAATGATCCGTGATGCCCCTCTGTGTATACATGACTTCCTGTCGGCCACCGGGGTTGCAAAACGGTCCACAGATGCCGAAAATAAGCGAAAAAGAGAGCAGCGAGATTGTAACCACATTGCTCCTGAAG CGAGACAATCGCGGACGAGGCCTAACAGAGTCCGTGTGTTGACGAGGAATGATCCAGAGGGCGAAGAGCCGCTCCAAGCAAACTCTTCCCTCGCACCCACGTCTACATCGCTTTTACACAACCTCCATAAGAGCCAGAAGCCGCATTTTCTCGACTGGCAACTCATTAACGGAACCTGCCAACTTTTCCGCAAATTAGGAAAAAGATCCTTCTTCGCCAACAAAACATTCGCCATGGAGCCGGCAATCTCCGAGAAGCTCCAGCAATGCAAATTAAAACAGCTCAGTGTAGAAAACCAGCAGATGGCAGTTCACTACATCAGATCAGTCATATTCATCGAAACGTGCTTGTTCTCTCCGAGATCCATATTGTTACTACCTCGTCGGGTCGCCATTTTCCCGCGCCTTCGATGGCTCGACCATCTCTTTGCATATGCTGCAGACTCACCTTCAAGTCCGGATGAAGTGCTCTATTCTATCTCTACACGAAAGGCGCTTGTGTCGCCTCTTCACGACTTGCTTGGTGGTATTGGCGTCCCCACGGACAGACTGGAGCTTGGCTCCATGCGTAATAAGTACGTATCATGGGAAGAGCTTGAAGCTACTTTGCGGAGCGACATATATCCCATGCTGAGATTCGTGGCCGAAGCGAAGGCGCGACAGAAAAAGGTAAAAGTGTGA
- a CDS encoding uncharacterized protein (EggNog:ENOG410PF8B~COG:G,O): protein MTVENCENACMSEGYVYAGVEYSGECWCDNELRNGGPAPDGEEKCTMPCNGNPQQNCGGPDRLNLYQNTAVSPSTGPTTAQPTITSSPTDAIVSTTPVSSSTRAVPTALPTGWDYAGCYVDNTNGRIMERQLPDDPKLTIESCVSRCAGMGYVVAGTQFSRQCFCDNYVRKEAALADDSNCSMSCAGDTSEKCGGPNRMSVYSKGDLTVLPNPEPQTGGLPGSWEYQGCLEDNVNQKRTFPYQIIDKDNNSAINCLSRCSMFGFGAGGMTYGEECFCGDVADIGKAGAKLVPESRCSMTCPGNETAICGAGNLITYYKWTGSPLQTWSFPSGNAAGRYEFLIGGVVVSLMTTVGINGKITFQEKFGTGDPNTTGAYEFDPAFEKDFSKAWRPMHVKTDIFCSGGLVLPDRAGRQLTVGGWSGTSTHGVRLYWPDGSPGKPSVNDWQENPDELALQDGRWYPSAMIMANGSILIVGGEEGSNGPPVPTLEILPRVGPALYMDWLERTDPNNLYPFLTPLPSGDIFAAYYNEARILDEKTSDTVKTLPNMPGAVNNDEGGRTYPLEGTMVLLPQHAPYTDPLGVLLCGGSTPFGGNAIDNCVSIQPEVPNSKWVIERMPSKRVLTCMAGLPDGTFLILNGAKEGVAGFGLAKDPNLNAVLYDPSKPVNQRMSVMGNTTIARMYHSEAILIPDGRVLVSGSDPEDPDFPQEYRVEVFLPPYLLSGAPRPTFTIQDTDWAYGQNYKIEITSGNTSKLRVSLLGLVSSTHGNSFGSRTIFPAVSCSGTTCTITAPPDSHTCPPGWFMLFVLDGPTPSVASFVRIGGDPGRLGDWPAFPDFDLPGVD from the exons ATGACTGTCGAAAATTGCGAAAACGCGTGCATGTCCGAAGGTTATGTATATGCCGGCGTCGAGTATAGTGGTGAATGTTGGTGCGATAATGAACTTCGCAACGGAGGTCCCGCCCCAGATGGAGAAGAGAAGTGCACAATGCCCTGCAATGGCAATCCTCAACAGAATTGCGGAGGCCCTGATCGGTTGAATCTGTATCAGAACACTGCCGTTTCTCCTTCGACGGGCCCAACCACCGCTCAGCCGACAATTACTTCTTCCCCAACGGATGCAATTGTATCAACTACGCCAGTATCATCATCCACCCGTGCAGTCCCAACAGCGTTGCCAACTGGTTGGGACTACGCTGGCTGTTACGTGGATAATACCAACGGGCGAATCATGGAGCGTCAACTTCCCGATGATCCAAAGCTCACAATCGAATCTTGCGTCTCTCGCTGTGCTGGTATGGGCTACGTGGTAGCTGGAACTCAGTTCAGCAGGCAATGCTTCTGCGATAATTATGTTCGAAAGGAAGCAGCATTAGCGGACGATTCAAACTGTTCCATGAGCTGCGCTGGAGACACTAGCGAAAAATGTGGTGGTCCCAATCGTATGAGCGTGTACTCCAAAGGTGATTTGACCGTGTTGCCCAACCCGGAACCGCAGACCGGTGGCCTTCCTGGATCGTGGGAATATCAAGGATGTCTTGA AGACAATGTCAATCAAAAACGAACTTTTCCGTATCAAATAATTGATAAAGACAATAATAGTGCAATAAATTGCCTCAGCCGTTGTTCAATGTTTGGTTTTGGAGCCGGCGGAATGACCTACGGCGAGGAATGTT TCTGCGGTGATGTTGCGGATATCGGAAAAGCTGGCGCAAAGCTAGTCCCCGAGAGTAGGTGTAGTATGACTTGCCCTGGTAATGAGACGGCAATCTGTGGGGCCGGCAACTTGATTACTTATTATAAATGGACGGGTTCTCCGCTGCAGACATGGAGCTTTCCATCCGGTAACGCTGCTGGCCGATATGAGTTTCTCATTGGCGGAGTCGTCGTTTCTCTCATGACCACTGTTGGCATTAATGGTAAAATCACGTTTCAGGAGAAATTCGGGACAGGGGATCCGAATACCACCGGAGCATACGAATTTGACCCTGCATTCGAGAAAGACTTCAGCAAGGCATGGCGTCCCATGCATGTGAAAACAGACATTTTCTGCTCTGGGGGCCTTGTACTTCCGGACAGAGCTGGACGTCAGCTCACTGTTGGTGGATGGTCCGGGACTTCAACGCATGGGGTTAGACTGTATTGGCCGGACGGCTCCCCAGGTAAGCCCAGTGTGAATGACTGGCAGGAGAACCCGGATGAGCTGGCTTTGCAGGACGGCCGATGGTATCCATCCGCCATGATAATGGCTAACGGATCGATCTTAATTGTGGGTGGCGAAGAGGGCTCCAATGGTCCGCCAGTCCCAACACTTGAGATCTTGCCACGGGTCGGGCCAGCTCTCTACATGGACTGGCTTGAGCGAACTGATCCTAATAATCTATATCCATTTCTTACACCTCTGCCAAGTGGCGATATCTTTGCTGCGTACTATAACGAGGCTAGGATTTTGGACGAAAAGACCTCTGATACTGTGAAGACGTTGCCAAATATGCCAGGGGCGGTCAACAATGATGAAGGTGGCCGCACATATCCACTTGAAGGAACAATGGTTCTTTTGCCGCAACACGCACCTTACACCGACCCTCTGGGTGTTTTGCTATGCGGAGGCTCGACCCCATTCGGAGGAAATGCTATCGATAACTGTGTCTCCATTCAACCAGAAGTACCGAACAGCAAATGGGTTATTGAACGCATG CCTTCCAAGAGGGTCCTCACTTGTATGGCAGGACTTCCTGACGGAACATTCTTGATCCTGAATGGCGCAAAGGAGGGCGTTGCTGGTTTTGGTCTAGCCAAAGACCCCAATCTCAACGCTGTCTTGTATGATCCTTCAAAGCCGGTTAATCAGCGAATGAGTGTCATGGGTAACACTACAATCGCTCGCATGTACCATTCCGAAGCAATCCTGATCCCTGACGGAAGGGTTTTGGTGTCTGGCTCAGACCCAGAAGACCCGGACTTCCCGCAGGAGTATCGTGTGGAGGTTTTCCTCCCTCCGTATCTCCTATCCGGGGCTCCTCGGCCGACATTTACCATCCAGGACACAGATTGGGCGTACGGTCAAAATTATAAGATTGAGATCACATCCGGGAATACCTCGAAACTCAGGGTATCCTTGCTCGGCCTAGTTTCCAGCACCCACGGAAATAGCTTTGGCTCAAGAACCATTTTCCCTGCTGTGTCCTGCTCCGGGACCACTTGTACCATAACCGCGCCGCCAGATAGCCACACGTGCCCTCCGGGATGGTTTATGCTGTTCGTTTTGGATGGCCCGACACCTTCGGTGGCTTCGTTCGTTCGCATTGGCGGTGATCCGGGCAGGCTGGGAGACTGGCCTGCCTTCCCTGACTTTGATCTTCCTGGGGTTGACTAA
- a CDS encoding uncharacterized protein (CAZy:GH16~EggNog:ENOG410PGR3~COG:G~TransMembrane:1 (i71-89o)): protein MEKPARAPRNPFSDSAAASLRAASYSSQPSDIPSGSRQAARRQFKSYRLNGQYERPWLNDRKLKKTRVGNYIIWGFVVAGLALSAYINFSVSQKVARHEYCLILDDQFSSLNRDVWNHEVQIGGFGTGAFDWTTTDERNSFVDSEGLHIVPTLTTETTSITEAQLIDGYTLNLTRAGGDGSCTANTNEACSIRSNKTLGLIIPPVRSARLNTKGKKSIRYGRVEVVAKMPQGDWLWPAIWMMPVNETYGTWPASGEIDIAESRGNDVDYSLGGRDVVSGSIHWGPTPETDAFWRSTRGKSIRRTDYTKGFHTFGLEWSRDYMFTYVDSPLQQVLYWKFNKDQTMWQRGEFEGVTVNSSLLMDPWSQTGNSNTPFDQPFYLILNVAVGSTNGWFSDGLGRKPWTDEGLAASDFYKSKLADFSFFSFFLCFF from the exons ATGGAAAAGCCCGCCCGCGCCCCTCGGAACCCTTTCTCTGACAGCGCAGCCGCATCCCTGAGAGCCGCATCCTATTCTTCACAGCCGTCGGATATCCCGTCAGGATCCAGACAGGCTGCACGACGCCAGTTTAAGTCCTACAGACTAAATGGTCAGTATGAAAGGCCATGGTTGAACGACAGGAAACTAAAGAAGACTCGGGTCGGCAACTATATCATTTGGGGATTCGTCGTTGCAGGCCTAGCGTTGAGTGCGTATATTAACTTTTCCGTCAGCCAGAAGGTGGCACGGCATGAG TATTGCCTCATTCTAGATGACCAGTTTTCATCGCTCAATAGAGACGTATGGAACCACGAGGTTCAG ATTGGCGGATTTGGCACGGGCGCTTTTGACTGGACCACAACAGACGAAAGGAACTCTTTTGTTGACAGTGAAGGGCTTCACATTGTGCCGACTTTAACCACGGAAACGACTTCAATCACCGAGGCACAGCTTATCGATGGATATACGCTGAATCTAACCAGAGCTGGTGGAGATGGGTCTTGTACGGCAAACACCAACGAAGCATGCTCGATTCGATCGAATAAAACCCTAGGGTTAATTATCCCTCCAGTCCGGTCGGCCAGACTGAACACGAAGGGAAAGAAGAGCATCCGCTATGGCCGAGTTGAAGTGGTCGCCAAGATGCCACAGGGAGACTGGCTCTGGCCTGCCATAT GGATGATGCCTGTGAATGAAACCTATGGTACCTGGCCTGCAAGCGGCGAAATTGATATCGCAGAGAGCCGGGGAAACGATGTCGACTATAGTCTTGGCGGCAGGGATGTCGTGTCAGGTTCTATACACTGGG GGCCAACACCTGAGACCGACGCCTTTTGGAGATCAACTCGCGGGAAATCCATCCGTCGGACTGATTACACCAAAGGATTCCACACCTTTGGCCTCGAGTGGTCCAGGGATTATATGTTCACATATGTCGATAGTCCGCTGCAGCAGGTGCTCTATTGGAAATTCAACAAAGACCAAACAATGTGGCAACGGGGTGAATTTGAGGGAGTAACCGTCAATTCATCTTTGCTTATGGATCCTTGGTCACAGACAGGAAACTCGAATACTCCTTTCGATCAGCCGTTTTATCTCATTTTGAATGTCGCTGTTGGCAGCACAAATGGCTGGTTTTCAGATGGCCTCGGTCGGAAGCCATGGACTGACGAGGGCCTGGCAGCCTCGGACTTTTACAAGAGTAAGCTTGCggacttttcttttttttccttttttctttgctttttctga
- a CDS encoding uncharacterized protein (SECRETED:SignalP(1-19)): MHLTTAIAATALVATPAWAIGSFNFPDNNIHHGVHEDNHAPQACLRACWHRPRLCPARMIVLRVGNCWTCCRQGHDADDNMIHKFFKGGHHAENDNMIHKLFKGRGHAENDNLLNKLFKGGDQTENNHGHFEDDNNMHEGLKHIQFGGGDHHGDSKHGRHMHHDKEYGHSKHGGHMQDEKKHGDFMHGGHKHDGHKHGGHGHDGHKHGGHGHGGHGHGGHGHDGHKHGGHGHDGHKHGGHKYGGHGHDDHKHGGHGHDDHKHGGHGHDGHKHDGHKHDGHKHGGHKHDGHKHDGHKHDGHKHDGHKHDGHKHDGHKHDGHKHGGHGHDGHKHDGHKHGGHGHDGHKHGGHGHDGHKYGGHGHDDHKHGGHMQDEKEHGDFMHGGLLQHGKQHGDFVHGDHMQHDKECGHSKHGGHMKDEKRHGDKHDGHKHDGHKHDGHKHDGHGHGGHGHDGHKHGGHGHDGHKHGGHGHDGHKHGGHGHDGHKHDGHKHDGHKHGGHGHDENECGHSKGGDHGKTYGRFRGRHGKNCEA; this comes from the exons ATGCATCTGACAACGGCTATTGCTGCCACTGCTCTTGTGGCTACTCCCGCTTGGGCTATTGGTTCATTTAATTTTCCAGACAACAATATTCATCACGGAGTTCACGAAGACAACCATGCTCCACAGGCTTGCCTCAGGGCTTGCTGGCATCGTCCCCGTTTATGTCCCGCGCGCATG ATTGTTCTTAGAGTG GGCAATTGCTGGACTTGCTGTCGACAGGGTCATGATGCGGACGACAACATGATACATAAGTTCTTCAAGGGTGGCCACCACGCAGAAAACGATAACATGATACATAAGCTTTTCAAGGGTCGCGGCCACGCGGAGAATGACAATTTGCTAAACAAACTATTCAAAGGTGGTGACCAAACGGAAAACAACCACGGGCACTTCGAGGATGATAACAACATGCACGAAGGCTTGAAGCACATACAATTCGGCGGCGGAGACCATCACGGTGACTCCAAGCATGGCCGCCACATGCACCACGACAAGGAATATGGACACTCCAAACACGGCGGCCATATGCaggatgagaagaaacatgGTGACTTCATGCATGGTGGCCACAAGCATGATGGCCACAAGCACGGCGGCCATGGACACGACGGCCACAAGCATGGCGGCCATGGACACGGCGGCCATGGACACGGCGGCCATGGACACGACGGCCACAAGCACGGCGGCCATGGACATGATGGCCACAAGCACGGCGGTCACAAGTACGGCGGCCATGGACACGACGACCACAAGCACGGCGGCCATGGACACGACGACCACAAGCACGGCGGCCATGGACACGACGGCCACAAGCACGACGGCCACAAGCACGACGGCCACAAGCACGGCGGCCACAAGCACGACGGCCACAAGCACGACGGCCACAAGCACGACGGCCACAAGCACGACGGCCACAAGCACGACGGCCACAAGCACGACGGCCACAAGCACGACGGCCACAAGCACGGCGGCCATGGACACGACGGCCACAAGCACGACGGCCACAAGCACGGCGGCCATGGACATGATGGCCACAAGCACGGCGGCCATGGACACGACGGCCACAAGTACGGCGGCCATGGACACGACGACCACAAGCACGGCGGCCATATGCAGGATGAGAAGGAACATGGTGACTTCATGCATGGTGGCCTCTTGCAACACGGAAAGCAACATGGTGACTTCGTGCATGGTGACCACATGCAACACGACAAGGAATGTGGACACTCCAAACACGGCGGCCATatgaaagatgaaaagaggCATGGTGACAAGCACGACGGCCACAAGCACGACGGCCACAAGCACGACGGCCACAAGCACGACGGCCATGGGCACGGCGGCCATGGACATGATGGCCACAAGCACGGCGGCCATGGACATGACGGCCACAAGCACGGCGGCCATGGACATGACGGCCACAAGCACGGCGGCCATGGACATGATGGCCACAAGCATGACGGCCACAAGCACGATGGCCACAAGCACGGCGGCCATGGGCACGACGAAAATGAATGTGGACACTCCAAGGGCGGCGACCACGGAAAGACATACGGACGCTTCAGGGGCAGGCACGGAAAGAACTGCGAGGCCTAA